A single region of the Aurantiacibacter sp. MUD11 genome encodes:
- a CDS encoding zinc-dependent alcohol dehydrogenase family protein — MRAWLLPEGSDGFDKLYLDELPDPEPGPGEVVVAPTAWSLNYRDFAVASGKYFGGAITEPSVPLSDGAGKIVAVGEGVKSVRVGDKVQSTFFQGWIDGPPKFVPALGDGKAPGMLAEKVVLSEHGVIPMARSLDEQQASCLPCAGVTAWNALFEGGNPLKAGQKVLVLGTGGVSLIALKLAKAAGAEVIATSSSDEKLEQVKALGADHTINYKDIPEWGAHVRDTFGGADKIIEVGGTGTLKQSMDACAMLAEIALIGVLTQGDPPDTHALMFTGSSIRGIFVGSARMARDLNAFIDKHHITFPIGKTFAFEEADQAYAHGWGPDSFGKTVIALG; from the coding sequence ATGCGTGCATGGTTGCTGCCGGAAGGATCCGACGGGTTCGACAAGCTCTATCTGGACGAACTGCCCGATCCCGAGCCTGGTCCCGGCGAGGTTGTCGTCGCGCCCACCGCATGGTCGCTCAACTACCGCGATTTCGCGGTCGCCAGCGGCAAGTATTTCGGCGGTGCGATTACCGAACCGTCGGTGCCGCTGTCCGATGGTGCGGGCAAGATCGTCGCCGTCGGCGAAGGGGTGAAGTCGGTACGCGTGGGCGACAAGGTGCAGTCGACCTTCTTCCAGGGCTGGATCGACGGCCCGCCCAAGTTCGTCCCCGCACTGGGCGACGGCAAGGCACCCGGCATGCTGGCCGAAAAGGTCGTGCTGTCCGAACACGGCGTCATCCCGATGGCGCGCAGCCTCGACGAACAGCAGGCATCGTGCCTGCCCTGTGCCGGCGTCACCGCCTGGAACGCGCTGTTCGAAGGCGGCAATCCGCTCAAGGCCGGGCAGAAGGTGCTGGTGCTGGGCACCGGCGGCGTGTCGCTGATCGCGCTCAAGCTGGCCAAGGCAGCCGGCGCGGAAGTGATTGCCACCAGCTCCTCCGACGAGAAGCTGGAGCAGGTGAAGGCGCTCGGTGCCGACCACACCATCAACTACAAGGACATCCCCGAATGGGGCGCGCACGTGCGCGATACCTTCGGCGGGGCCGACAAGATCATCGAGGTCGGCGGGACCGGCACGCTGAAGCAGAGCATGGACGCTTGCGCCATGCTGGCGGAAATCGCCCTGATCGGCGTGCTCACCCAGGGCGATCCGCCCGACACGCACGCCCTGATGTTCACCGGCTCGTCGATCCGCGGCATCTTCGTCGGCTCGGCGCGCATGGCGCGTGACCTCAACGCCTTCATCGACAAGCATCACATCACCTTCCCGATCGGCAAGACCTTCGCCTTCGAGGAAGCCGACCAGGCCTACGCCCATGGCTGGGGGCCGGACAGCTTCGGCAAGACGGTGATCGCGCTGGGTTGA
- a CDS encoding TauD/TfdA dioxygenase family protein has protein sequence MWEVRVSPCGDFDNHPFKSNHFGVEPLAAAMGAEITGVRLPELSDEGIASLKQALWKHKMVYLRDQHLSHAEHEEFAARLGPFAVDAYTQGVEGHREVHPIIKEADEVTPSLFGGGWHTDSPFLPEPPSITTLRQVEGPPYGGDTTWTNTALAFRHLSKTYQDMLRPLRVHMSAANNYATQNKLRGDGAIQFGDKSKHEQGIKGSIHPLVRKHPETGEEALYICDTYAVGIEGMTTHEAKPIIDFLVQHTIQHAFTCRLRWRPGMVCMWDNAATMHLGPNDYDGFRREMYRTTTAGGVPA, from the coding sequence ATGTGGGAAGTGCGCGTCAGCCCTTGCGGCGATTTCGACAACCACCCGTTCAAGTCGAACCATTTCGGCGTGGAGCCGCTGGCGGCGGCCATGGGTGCGGAAATCACCGGCGTGCGCCTTCCCGAGCTTTCCGACGAGGGCATCGCCAGCCTCAAGCAGGCGCTGTGGAAGCACAAGATGGTCTACCTGCGGGACCAGCACCTCTCGCATGCCGAACATGAGGAGTTCGCGGCCCGCCTCGGCCCCTTCGCGGTCGATGCCTATACACAGGGGGTTGAGGGGCACCGAGAGGTCCACCCGATCATCAAGGAGGCGGACGAGGTGACGCCGTCGCTGTTCGGCGGCGGCTGGCATACCGACAGCCCCTTCCTGCCCGAACCGCCCAGCATCACCACGCTGCGGCAGGTCGAAGGCCCGCCCTATGGCGGCGACACGACCTGGACCAACACCGCGCTGGCCTTCCGCCACCTCAGCAAGACCTACCAGGACATGCTGCGTCCCCTGCGCGTGCACATGAGCGCGGCGAACAACTACGCCACGCAGAACAAGCTGCGCGGCGACGGCGCGATCCAGTTCGGCGACAAGTCCAAGCACGAGCAGGGCATCAAGGGCAGTATCCACCCGCTGGTGCGCAAGCATCCCGAGACCGGCGAGGAAGCGCTGTATATCTGCGATACCTATGCCGTCGGCATCGAGGGGATGACCACGCACGAGGCCAAGCCGATCATCGACTTCCTCGTCCAGCACACCATCCAGCATGCCTTCACCTGCCGCCTGCGCTGGCGGCCGGGCATGGTGTGCATGTGGGACAATGCGGCGACCATGCACCTCGGTCCGAACGACTACGATGGCTTCCGCCGCGAGATGTATCGCACCACCACGGCAGGCGGAGTGCCCGCCTGA
- a CDS encoding universal stress protein: protein MYSHILVPVDLDEASSWGKAVQTARKLAENFAARLTLCTVVPDNAAMLKAGWSPPSYDALLEKAAARLILLKNELGLDEAQTEVGMGSVANGVLALAERGDVDLIVLSAHRPEMQDWLLGTNTSRIVRHAKCSVFVVRD from the coding sequence ATGTATTCGCATATCCTCGTCCCGGTCGATCTCGATGAGGCGAGTTCCTGGGGCAAGGCCGTCCAGACAGCGCGCAAGCTGGCCGAGAATTTCGCCGCCAGGCTGACTCTCTGCACCGTGGTCCCCGATAACGCCGCCATGCTGAAGGCGGGCTGGTCGCCGCCCTCCTACGACGCCTTGCTGGAAAAGGCCGCCGCCCGGCTCATCCTGCTGAAGAACGAGCTCGGGCTGGACGAGGCGCAGACCGAGGTCGGCATGGGCTCGGTCGCCAACGGCGTGCTGGCCCTGGCCGAACGCGGCGACGTGGACCTGATCGTCCTGTCCGCCCACCGGCCGGAAATGCAGGACTGGCTGCTCGGCACCAACACCTCGCGCATTGTCCGGCACGCGAAGTGCTCGGTCTTCGTCGTGCGCGACTGA
- a CDS encoding VIT1/CCC1 transporter family protein, with the protein MLGKSRDLHEEHAPRTIRQRIGNPRGESPLGDFMLGGVDGVVTTFAVVAGSAGGQLSATTVIILGFANLLADGFSMAVSNYLGTKTRLEEVRRSRADEEWQIREFPEGEEREIREIFAQKGFEDETLEEIVRVITADRRVWVDTMMAEELQMSDVSARPFRAGLTTFVAFSLCGLIPLLPFLFGFADFDTTFIVSAILGAVTFFTLGTIKGLTVGTSPLRSGLRTFAIGSVAAALAYVAGHLLHAWLAG; encoded by the coding sequence ATGCTGGGCAAGTCGCGCGATCTGCATGAGGAACACGCCCCCCGCACCATCCGCCAGCGGATCGGGAATCCGCGCGGCGAGAGTCCGCTCGGCGATTTCATGCTGGGTGGCGTCGATGGCGTGGTCACCACCTTTGCCGTAGTCGCCGGCAGTGCGGGCGGTCAGCTGAGCGCCACCACGGTCATCATCCTGGGTTTCGCCAACCTGCTGGCCGACGGCTTCAGCATGGCGGTCAGCAACTATCTCGGCACCAAGACCCGGCTGGAAGAGGTCCGTCGCAGCCGCGCCGACGAGGAATGGCAGATCCGCGAATTTCCCGAGGGGGAAGAGCGGGAGATCCGGGAGATCTTCGCGCAGAAAGGGTTCGAGGACGAGACGCTGGAAGAGATCGTCCGGGTCATCACCGCCGACCGGCGGGTCTGGGTCGATACGATGATGGCCGAGGAATTGCAGATGAGCGACGTGTCGGCGCGCCCCTTCCGGGCCGGCCTGACCACCTTCGTCGCCTTCTCGCTTTGCGGGCTGATCCCGCTGCTGCCCTTCCTCTTCGGGTTCGCCGATTTCGACACGACATTCATCGTCAGTGCCATTCTCGGGGCTGTCACCTTCTTTACCCTGGGCACCATAAAGGGCCTGACTGTGGGCACATCGCCCCTGCGATCAGGCTTGCGCACCTTCGCGATCGGCAGCGTTGCCGCCGCGCTTGCCTATGTCGCCGGTCACCTGCTGCACGCCTGGCTGGCCGGCTGA
- a CDS encoding VOC family protein, producing the protein MKVEALDHVNIITDRLDETADWYAEMLNLERRDGPPPLTPQTAQWMFDAEGRAIIHINSVDCVRAYDREVQPGALTGALHHVALRLEGYEDMKARLDAKGADYQENLVEAINLRQIFTADPNNVLLELNFFAG; encoded by the coding sequence GTGAAGGTCGAAGCGCTGGATCACGTCAACATCATCACCGACCGGCTGGACGAGACGGCGGACTGGTATGCGGAGATGCTCAACCTCGAACGCCGCGACGGGCCGCCACCGCTGACGCCGCAGACCGCGCAATGGATGTTCGATGCTGAGGGGCGGGCGATCATCCACATCAATTCGGTCGATTGCGTGCGCGCCTATGACCGCGAGGTGCAGCCCGGCGCGCTGACCGGGGCGCTGCATCATGTCGCGTTGCGACTGGAGGGATACGAGGACATGAAGGCGCGCCTCGATGCCAAGGGCGCCGATTACCAGGAGAACCTGGTCGAGGCGATCAACCTGCGGCAGATCTTCACCGCCGACCCCAACAACGTGCTGCTGGAGCTGAACTTCTTCGCCGGCTGA
- the ligM gene encoding vanillate/3-O-methylgallate O-demethylase, with protein MADNLEQVLAKANGDIVGQLRNNKIGAYVYPVVAPEFSNWRDEQWAWQHGAVLFDQSHHMFDLYINGPDAGKLLSDTMVNSSKGWEVNKAKQYVPTTPYGHVIGDGIIFRLAEEEYVYVGRAPAANWLMYQAEKGGYNVDIINDPRSPSRPMGKPVKRISWRFQIQGPRAWDVIEKLNGEPLDKLKFFNMSTMKIGDKTIRTLRHGMAGSPGLEIWGPYEEQEYVREKILEAGEEFGLIPVGSRAYPSNTLESGWIPSPLPPIYTGDELEDYRKWLPANGYEATGSIAGSFVSDNIEDYYTNPYQLGYGPFVKFDHDFIGADALKKMEEDGTKDRYKKVTFEWNADDMKKIVGSMFDPEGEQYKFFDLPLANYGNSSFDAVKDADGTVIGKSMFTGYSWNEKKALSLGFVDADVPLGTELALTWGEENGGTEKTTVEPHKQLDVKVIVSPVPYGKMAADTYATGWRTKKTFS; from the coding sequence ATGGCCGACAATCTGGAACAGGTACTGGCTAAAGCGAACGGCGACATCGTCGGCCAGCTGCGTAACAACAAGATCGGTGCCTATGTGTACCCCGTCGTCGCCCCGGAATTTTCCAACTGGCGTGACGAGCAGTGGGCCTGGCAGCACGGCGCCGTGCTGTTCGACCAGTCGCACCACATGTTCGACCTCTACATCAACGGTCCCGACGCCGGTAAGCTGCTGTCGGACACGATGGTCAACTCGTCCAAGGGCTGGGAAGTCAACAAGGCGAAGCAGTACGTCCCGACCACGCCGTACGGCCACGTCATCGGCGACGGCATCATCTTCCGCCTGGCTGAAGAAGAATATGTCTATGTCGGCCGCGCACCTGCTGCGAACTGGCTGATGTACCAGGCTGAAAAGGGCGGCTACAACGTCGACATCATCAACGATCCGCGTTCGCCCTCGCGCCCGATGGGCAAGCCGGTGAAGCGCATCTCCTGGCGTTTCCAGATCCAGGGCCCGCGCGCTTGGGACGTGATCGAGAAGCTGAACGGCGAACCGCTGGACAAGCTGAAGTTCTTCAACATGTCGACGATGAAGATCGGCGACAAGACGATCCGCACCCTGCGTCACGGCATGGCCGGTTCGCCGGGCCTGGAAATCTGGGGTCCGTACGAAGAGCAGGAATATGTCCGCGAGAAGATCCTCGAAGCCGGTGAAGAATTCGGCCTGATCCCGGTCGGTTCGCGCGCCTACCCGTCGAACACGCTGGAATCCGGCTGGATCCCCAGCCCGCTGCCTCCGATCTACACCGGTGACGAGCTGGAAGATTATCGCAAGTGGCTGCCGGCCAATGGCTACGAAGCCACCGGTTCGATCGCCGGTTCGTTCGTCTCCGACAACATCGAAGACTACTACACCAACCCGTACCAGCTGGGTTACGGTCCGTTCGTCAAGTTCGACCACGACTTCATCGGTGCCGACGCACTGAAGAAGATGGAAGAAGACGGCACCAAGGATCGTTACAAGAAGGTGACCTTCGAGTGGAATGCGGACGACATGAAGAAGATCGTCGGTTCCATGTTCGATCCGGAAGGCGAGCAGTACAAGTTCTTCGACCTGCCGCTGGCCAACTACGGCAACTCCAGCTTCGACGCTGTGAAGGACGCCGACGGCACCGTGATCGGCAAGTCGATGTTCACCGGCTACTCGTGGAACGAGAAGAAGGCCCTGTCGCTCGGCTTCGTCGACGCCGACGTTCCGCTGGGCACCGAGCTCGCTCTCACCTGGGGTGAAGAAAACGGCGGCACGGAAAAGACCACGGTCGAGCCGCACAAGCAGCTGGACGTCAAGGTCATCGTCTCGCCGGTGCCCTACGGCAAGATGGCTGCCGACACCTACGCCACCGGCTGGCGCACCAAGAAGACTTTCTCGTAA
- a CDS encoding alpha/beta fold hydrolase yields the protein MANFVLVHGAWGGNHTWGDVPARLEAEGHSVLNCTLPGLGSRQDELHPGITLTDHVDAVCEQVEAAGFDRFIIAGHSYGGMVISAVASRLGKRIDAICYVDAFMPESDQSLWDITGEFEHNWYIDTQRHQPGYVTPIGSIDFEHVPGVVGFHPLLTLLEAIPYSGDEQAVPKKSYIFATGYDPTPFAGFAAKAKEAGWDYHETATDHFVMQNDPDLTVRVLLGLAG from the coding sequence ATGGCCAATTTCGTTCTCGTCCACGGGGCCTGGGGCGGCAACCACACCTGGGGGGATGTTCCGGCACGGCTGGAGGCAGAAGGGCACAGTGTGCTCAACTGCACCCTGCCCGGCCTCGGTTCACGCCAGGACGAACTGCATCCCGGCATCACGCTGACAGACCATGTCGATGCCGTCTGTGAACAGGTGGAAGCCGCAGGCTTCGACCGCTTCATCATCGCCGGTCATTCCTATGGCGGCATGGTGATCTCTGCGGTCGCCAGCCGGCTCGGCAAGCGTATCGACGCCATCTGCTATGTCGATGCCTTCATGCCCGAAAGTGACCAGTCGCTGTGGGACATCACCGGCGAGTTCGAGCACAACTGGTATATCGACACCCAGCGGCACCAGCCGGGCTATGTCACGCCCATCGGCTCGATCGACTTCGAGCACGTGCCTGGTGTGGTCGGCTTCCACCCCCTGCTGACGCTGCTGGAGGCGATTCCCTACAGCGGCGACGAGCAGGCGGTCCCGAAGAAGAGTTACATCTTCGCCACCGGCTACGATCCCACGCCCTTCGCCGGGTTCGCTGCCAAGGCCAAGGAAGCGGGCTGGGATTACCACGAGACGGCGACGGACCACTTCGTGATGCAGAACGACCCGGACCTGACGGTGAGGGTGCTGCTGGGCCTGGCCGGCTGA
- a CDS encoding amidohydrolase family protein, whose product MRSLFATALLAAAVPAAAQDALLLTNVGPDGHSIFIEDGVIVANGGSILPPEKGRTVDVGGAFVTPGLIDMHVHVWGEAELAAYLAHGVTTVRNLSGMPFHLRMAEAIEAGTLEGPRLLTSGPILNSPGPNAQINHVMAATAEEARAAVRAQHEAGYTRIKLYSNLTGEAFAAALAEAEALGMMVTGHPVEGAREEGIPFERDFLVPIADTLAAGFETIEHTESIAFHGLRSTTDREAGEQLVADLVASGSPVTPTLVAHRNLVRVAESQGAYASRTGTEWLNPVTQQTEAANIAAWASRDPAYEAGQAEFYSWMTGAMQDAGVLLVAGSDAGIFTNIPGDALHDELELLVEAGLTPAEAVDTATANAARVLGEEGRLGCTGAGCAAEIVFTACDPRADIACIRQVVGVVRNGRWHGEEDLANLRQRASRHDVEQIVTDLVEGMAAQGTPLDPAMLGM is encoded by the coding sequence GTGCGTAGCCTTTTCGCCACCGCCTTGTTGGCGGCCGCGGTGCCGGCGGCGGCGCAGGATGCCCTGCTGCTGACCAATGTCGGTCCCGATGGCCATTCGATCTTCATCGAAGATGGCGTGATTGTCGCCAATGGCGGCAGCATCCTGCCGCCGGAAAAGGGGCGCACGGTCGATGTTGGCGGGGCCTTTGTCACGCCGGGCCTGATCGACATGCACGTGCACGTCTGGGGCGAGGCGGAGCTGGCCGCCTATCTCGCCCACGGTGTCACCACGGTTCGCAACCTGTCGGGCATGCCTTTCCACCTGCGCATGGCAGAAGCGATCGAGGCGGGCACGCTGGAGGGGCCGCGCCTGCTTACCAGCGGACCGATCCTCAATTCGCCCGGCCCCAATGCGCAGATCAATCATGTGATGGCAGCCACGGCCGAGGAGGCGCGCGCTGCCGTGCGGGCGCAGCATGAGGCCGGCTACACGCGGATCAAGCTCTATTCCAACCTGACCGGAGAGGCCTTTGCCGCCGCTCTGGCAGAAGCCGAGGCACTGGGCATGATGGTAACCGGTCACCCGGTGGAAGGCGCGCGCGAGGAGGGCATCCCGTTCGAGCGCGATTTCCTCGTCCCCATCGCCGACACGCTGGCTGCCGGGTTCGAGACCATCGAGCATACCGAGAGCATTGCCTTTCACGGGCTGCGCTCGACCACGGACCGCGAGGCAGGCGAGCAACTGGTGGCGGACCTTGTCGCAAGCGGTTCGCCGGTCACGCCGACGCTGGTGGCCCATCGCAACCTCGTGCGGGTGGCGGAAAGCCAGGGGGCCTATGCCAGCCGGACCGGGACCGAGTGGCTCAATCCCGTCACCCAGCAGACCGAGGCCGCGAACATCGCCGCCTGGGCATCACGTGACCCTGCCTACGAGGCCGGGCAAGCCGAGTTCTATTCCTGGATGACCGGGGCGATGCAGGATGCGGGCGTGCTGCTGGTCGCGGGCAGCGATGCCGGTATCTTCACCAATATTCCCGGCGACGCCCTGCACGACGAACTGGAGCTGCTGGTCGAAGCCGGACTGACGCCCGCCGAGGCCGTGGATACGGCCACCGCCAATGCCGCGCGCGTTCTGGGTGAGGAAGGCCGGCTGGGCTGCACCGGGGCAGGCTGCGCAGCGGAAATCGTCTTCACCGCTTGTGACCCGCGCGCCGACATTGCCTGTATCCGGCAGGTCGTGGGCGTGGTCCGCAACGGCCGCTGGCATGGCGAGGAGGACCTCGCCAATCTGCGCCAGCGCGCCTCGCGGCACGATGTGGAGCAGATCGTTACAGACCTCGTCGAGGGCATGGCCGCGCAGGGCACGCCGCTCGATCCGGCCATGCTCGGGATGTAA
- a CDS encoding NAD(P)H-dependent flavin oxidoreductase — translation MTSYPKTSALMARGSEFLGTEHAILCGAMSWVSERNLVSAISNAGGFGVIACGAMTPELLDTEIAETKKLTDKPFGVNLITMHPQLFDLIEVCTKHGVGHVVLAGGIPPKGSVEAIKASGAKVLVFAPTLALAKKLLRSGADALVIEGNEAGGHIGPVATSVLAQEFLPELAEDHVVFVAGGIGTGDMIAAYLEMGASGVQLGTRFACAKESIAHPDFKKAFFRAKARDAETSVQVDPRLPVIPVRALKNKGTEEFSAKQREVAKLLDEGKVDMGEAQLQIEHFWAGALRRAVIDGDVEGGSLMAGQSVSLVTEEEPVAEIITKLMEQSEAALTRRNRV, via the coding sequence ATGACCAGCTATCCCAAGACGAGCGCGCTGATGGCGCGCGGCAGCGAATTTCTCGGCACCGAACATGCGATCCTGTGCGGCGCCATGAGCTGGGTGTCGGAGCGCAACCTTGTTTCGGCCATCAGCAATGCCGGTGGCTTCGGCGTGATCGCCTGCGGGGCGATGACGCCCGAACTGCTCGATACCGAAATCGCCGAGACGAAGAAGCTGACTGACAAGCCCTTCGGCGTGAACCTGATCACCATGCACCCGCAGTTGTTCGACCTGATCGAGGTCTGCACGAAGCATGGCGTGGGCCACGTGGTGCTGGCCGGCGGCATCCCGCCCAAGGGCAGCGTAGAGGCGATCAAGGCATCGGGCGCGAAGGTGCTGGTCTTCGCCCCCACGCTGGCGCTGGCGAAGAAGCTGCTGCGCTCCGGCGCGGATGCGCTGGTGATCGAGGGCAACGAGGCGGGCGGGCATATTGGCCCGGTGGCGACCTCGGTGTTGGCGCAGGAATTCCTGCCCGAACTGGCGGAAGACCATGTCGTCTTCGTCGCCGGCGGCATCGGCACCGGTGACATGATCGCCGCCTACCTGGAAATGGGCGCGTCGGGGGTGCAACTGGGCACCCGCTTCGCCTGCGCCAAGGAAAGCATTGCCCATCCCGACTTCAAGAAGGCCTTCTTCCGCGCCAAGGCCCGCGATGCGGAGACCAGCGTGCAGGTCGATCCGCGCCTGCCAGTGATCCCGGTACGCGCGCTGAAGAACAAGGGCACCGAGGAATTCTCCGCCAAGCAGCGTGAAGTCGCCAAGCTGCTCGACGAAGGCAAGGTCGACATGGGCGAAGCGCAATTGCAGATCGAGCACTTCTGGGCAGGTGCGCTGCGCCGCGCGGTAATCGACGGCGATGTCGAAGGCGGTTCGCTGATGGCGGGGCAAAGCGTCTCGCTGGTGACCGAGGAAGAGCCGGTGGCCGAGATCATCACCAAGCTGATGGAACAGAGCGAAGCGGCGCTGACGCGGCGCAACCGAGTCTGA
- a CDS encoding aspartate kinase, whose amino-acid sequence MARIVMKFGGTSVAGTERIRRVANIVRAQAAGGNQVAVVVSAMAGETDRLVNFCREANPLYDPAEYDVVVSSGEQVTAGLLALTLQAMGCKARSWLGWQLPVKTFANHANARVDDIEADRLLASMEQGEIAIIPGFQGVSDDGRITTMGRGGSDTSAVAVAAAIKADRCDIYTDVDGVYTTDPRIVARARKIKYVSFEEMLELASVGAKVLQTRSVSLAMKHNVRVQVLSSFVDESSPPADTLPGTMIVSEAEMQEILENTDMERQSVTGIAHDKNEARVVLTRVPDKPGAVADIFTPLGEAGINVDMIIQNVGRDKGETDVTFTVPQAELARAQALLENLRDKIGFNRVITDSKVAKVSVVGMGMKSHAGVAATMFKALADRGINVQAISTSEIKVSVLIDEDETELAVRVLHTAYGLDAEEEAA is encoded by the coding sequence TTGGCCCGCATAGTGATGAAATTCGGCGGCACCTCGGTGGCAGGCACCGAGCGGATCCGACGCGTGGCGAATATCGTCCGCGCGCAGGCGGCCGGCGGCAACCAGGTTGCCGTCGTCGTGTCCGCCATGGCCGGCGAGACCGACCGGCTGGTGAACTTCTGCCGCGAGGCAAATCCGCTCTACGATCCCGCCGAATACGACGTGGTGGTATCCAGCGGCGAGCAGGTCACGGCCGGCCTGCTGGCGCTGACCCTGCAGGCCATGGGCTGCAAGGCGCGCAGCTGGCTGGGCTGGCAATTGCCGGTGAAGACCTTTGCCAACCATGCCAATGCCCGCGTCGACGATATCGAGGCGGATCGCCTGCTGGCGTCGATGGAGCAGGGCGAGATCGCCATCATTCCCGGCTTCCAGGGCGTGTCCGACGATGGCCGCATCACCACCATGGGGCGCGGCGGGTCCGACACCTCGGCCGTGGCCGTGGCAGCAGCCATCAAAGCCGATCGCTGCGACATCTACACCGACGTCGACGGCGTCTACACCACCGACCCGCGCATCGTCGCGCGGGCCCGCAAGATCAAGTACGTCTCGTTCGAGGAAATGCTCGAACTGGCCTCGGTCGGTGCCAAGGTGCTGCAGACCCGTTCGGTCAGCCTCGCCATGAAGCACAACGTGCGCGTGCAGGTGCTGTCGTCCTTCGTCGACGAAAGCTCCCCGCCCGCCGATACCCTGCCCGGCACCATGATCGTGTCGGAAGCAGAGATGCAGGAAATCCTGGAGAACACAGATATGGAACGTCAGTCCGTCACCGGCATCGCCCACGACAAGAACGAAGCCCGCGTGGTGCTGACCCGCGTGCCCGACAAGCCGGGGGCGGTGGCCGATATCTTCACCCCCTTGGGTGAGGCCGGCATCAACGTCGACATGATCATCCAGAACGTGGGCCGCGACAAGGGCGAGACCGACGTGACCTTCACCGTGCCGCAGGCGGAACTGGCGCGCGCCCAGGCGCTGCTGGAGAACCTGCGCGACAAGATCGGCTTCAACCGCGTGATCACCGACAGCAAGGTGGCCAAGGTCTCGGTCGTGGGGATGGGCATGAAGAGCCATGCGGGCGTCGCCGCCACCATGTTCAAGGCGCTGGCCGATCGCGGCATCAACGTGCAGGCGATCTCCACCTCGGAAATCAAGGTTTCCGTGCTGATCGACGAGGACGAAACCGAACTGGCCGTGCGCGTGCTGCACACGGCCTATGGGCTGGACGCGGAGGAAGAGGCGGCCTGA
- the ubiG gene encoding bifunctional 2-polyprenyl-6-hydroxyphenol methylase/3-demethylubiquinol 3-O-methyltransferase UbiG produces MSDANVTNATIRPAEAAHFGALAADWWNPAGSSAMLHKLNPVRLAFLREAVDLHWGGDIESVKPLTGKTALDVGCGAGLLCEPLSRLGADVTGVDASPENTQAAAAHADGAGLDIRYIPGELGTLGLGQFDLVTSMEVIEHVEDKAEFVCQLAAHLAPGGLMVLSTPNRTLASRTLLIGAAEALGAVPKGTHHWEDFVTPEELEALLTDAGLTMGQPRGISWLPTKGLHLSADMSLNYIVTATHA; encoded by the coding sequence ATGTCCGACGCAAATGTCACAAATGCAACTATCCGTCCGGCCGAAGCCGCGCATTTCGGCGCGCTGGCGGCGGACTGGTGGAACCCGGCGGGTTCCTCCGCCATGCTGCACAAGCTGAACCCCGTACGCCTCGCCTTCCTGCGCGAGGCGGTGGACCTGCATTGGGGCGGCGATATCGAGAGCGTGAAGCCGCTGACGGGCAAGACCGCGCTCGACGTCGGTTGCGGCGCGGGGTTACTGTGTGAGCCGCTTTCCCGCCTGGGTGCGGACGTCACCGGCGTCGATGCCAGCCCGGAGAACACGCAGGCCGCCGCCGCCCATGCCGATGGCGCGGGCCTCGATATCCGCTACATTCCCGGAGAGCTGGGCACGCTGGGCCTCGGCCAGTTCGACCTCGTCACCTCGATGGAAGTGATCGAGCATGTCGAGGACAAGGCGGAGTTCGTCTGCCAGCTCGCCGCGCACCTCGCCCCCGGCGGACTGATGGTGCTCTCCACCCCCAACCGCACGCTCGCCAGCCGCACGCTACTGATCGGCGCGGCCGAGGCGCTGGGCGCGGTGCCCAAGGGCACGCACCACTGGGAAGACTTCGTGACGCCGGAGGAGCTGGAGGCGCTGTTGACCGACGCTGGCCTGACCATGGGTCAGCCGCGGGGGATCAGCTGGCTGCCGACCAAGGGGCTGCACCTGTCGGCCGACATGTCACTCAACTACATCGTGACGGCGACGCACGCCTGA